The Fundidesulfovibrio putealis DSM 16056 genome includes a window with the following:
- a CDS encoding proline--tRNA ligase, whose amino-acid sequence MRLSKYYAPTLKEDPADAEVVSHKLMLRAGMIRKLTSGIYTFLPLGLRSLNKAARIVREEMDRAGALEILMPGVQPADLWQETGRWEFYGKELLRFEDRHGRAYCLGPTHEEVVTDLVRNEVRSYRQLPLNLYQVQFKFRDEIRPRFGLMRGREFLMKDAYSFDKDEEGAMASYKGMYDAYCRIFTRLGLNFRAVEADTGSIGGNYSHEFMVLADTGEDTIAACPACEYGANLEKAEAVLPDAKKPPVCQAFEQVATPGQHTVEEVAAFLSVEPRAVVKTLLFDVDGKPVAALVRGDRELNDVKLKNALNAQNVALATPEQVQAWTKAPVGFAGPVGLSVETILADRELSQGTDWVVGANAADAHLKHVDLDRDAKITGYADLRSVTAGDPCPKCGVGLTLTRGIEVGHVFKLGYKYSESMKASFLDEQGKDRLLYMGCYGIGVSRVVAACIEQNHDANGIAFPPALAPYEVAVLCLDPKGEAMGKAEEIYGWLQDQGVDALLDDRDERPGVKFKDVDLMGMPMQIVIGGKGLARGVVEVKDRRTGEKSELPVEGFQEAFTKWREAVQAGWNAR is encoded by the coding sequence ATGCGCCTGAGCAAATACTACGCCCCCACCCTCAAGGAAGACCCCGCGGACGCCGAAGTCGTCAGCCACAAACTGATGCTGCGCGCGGGCATGATCCGCAAGCTCACCTCGGGCATCTACACCTTTCTTCCCCTGGGGCTTCGTTCGCTGAACAAGGCCGCCCGCATCGTGCGCGAGGAGATGGACCGCGCCGGGGCGCTTGAGATCCTCATGCCCGGCGTCCAGCCCGCCGACCTCTGGCAGGAAACGGGCCGCTGGGAGTTCTACGGCAAGGAGCTCCTGCGCTTCGAGGACCGCCACGGCCGCGCCTACTGCCTGGGACCCACGCACGAGGAGGTCGTCACCGATCTTGTACGCAACGAGGTGCGCTCCTATCGCCAGCTCCCCCTGAACCTGTATCAGGTGCAGTTCAAGTTCCGAGACGAGATCAGGCCGCGCTTCGGCCTGATGCGCGGGCGCGAGTTCCTGATGAAGGACGCCTACTCCTTCGACAAGGACGAGGAAGGCGCCATGGCCAGCTACAAGGGCATGTACGACGCCTACTGCCGCATCTTCACCCGCCTGGGTCTGAACTTCCGGGCCGTTGAGGCCGACACCGGCTCCATCGGCGGCAACTACTCGCACGAGTTCATGGTGCTGGCAGACACCGGCGAAGACACCATCGCCGCCTGCCCGGCCTGCGAATACGGCGCAAACCTGGAAAAAGCCGAGGCCGTGCTGCCTGATGCCAAGAAGCCCCCGGTCTGCCAGGCCTTCGAGCAGGTAGCCACTCCCGGCCAGCACACGGTTGAGGAGGTCGCCGCGTTTTTGTCCGTGGAACCCCGCGCCGTGGTGAAGACCCTGCTGTTCGACGTGGACGGCAAGCCCGTGGCCGCCCTGGTGCGCGGCGACCGCGAACTGAACGACGTGAAGCTGAAAAACGCCCTCAACGCCCAGAATGTCGCCCTGGCCACGCCGGAGCAGGTCCAGGCCTGGACCAAGGCTCCTGTGGGCTTCGCCGGTCCTGTGGGCCTTAGCGTGGAGACCATCCTGGCCGACCGTGAGCTGTCGCAGGGCACCGACTGGGTGGTTGGGGCCAACGCGGCGGACGCGCACCTCAAGCACGTGGACCTGGACCGTGATGCGAAGATCACCGGCTACGCCGACCTGCGCTCCGTCACCGCCGGGGATCCCTGTCCCAAGTGCGGCGTGGGGCTTACGCTCACGCGAGGCATCGAGGTCGGCCACGTGTTCAAGCTGGGCTACAAGTATTCCGAGTCCATGAAGGCCTCCTTCCTGGACGAGCAGGGCAAGGACAGGCTCCTGTACATGGGCTGCTACGGCATCGGCGTGTCGCGCGTGGTGGCGGCCTGCATCGAGCAGAACCACGACGCCAACGGCATCGCCTTCCCGCCCGCCCTGGCCCCGTATGAAGTGGCCGTACTCTGCCTGGACCCCAAGGGCGAGGCCATGGGCAAGGCCGAGGAAATCTACGGCTGGCTCCAGGACCAGGGCGTGGACGCCCTGCTGGACGACCGCGACGAGCGCCCCGGCGTCAAGTTCAAGGACGTGGACCTGATGGGCATGCCAATGCAGATCGTCATCGGCGGCAAGGGACTGGCGCGCGGCGTGGTGGAAGTGAAGGACCGCCGCACGGGCGAGAAATCCGAGCTGCCCGTGGAAGGCTTCCAGGAAGCCTTCACGAAATGGCGCGAAGCGGTGCAGGCCGGGTGGAACGCCCGCTAG
- the ispG gene encoding flavodoxin-dependent (E)-4-hydroxy-3-methylbut-2-enyl-diphosphate synthase, protein MNHHHTTNAASTIVRHATRVIRLGDMFLGGDNPIRVQSMTNTDTRDVDASTAQVLALAAAGCEIVRLAVPDEQAAVALKAIKAASPVPIIADIHFDYRLALKSLEAGVDGLRINPGNIGGQDKVATVVRAARDHGAPIRIGVNSGSVEKHLLEKFGGPTPAAMVESALEHVRMLEDENFDQIKISLKSSSVPATIAAYSLLAKEVDYPLHIGVTEAGTPLRGATKSGVGLGVLLWMGLGDTLRVSLTGDPLTEMVAAWEILRCLGIRERGPEIVSCPTCGRTEIDLAGLAEAVEKKLRDVKTPIKVAVMGCVVNGPGEAREADIGLAGGRDCAVIFRKGEVVRKVRGEANVLTEFMKELDQTIREFEDRCA, encoded by the coding sequence ATGAACCACCATCATACCACAAACGCCGCATCGACCATCGTCCGGCACGCCACGCGGGTCATCCGCCTCGGGGACATGTTCCTGGGCGGCGACAACCCCATTCGCGTCCAGTCCATGACCAACACCGACACCCGCGACGTGGACGCGTCCACCGCGCAGGTGCTGGCCCTGGCCGCCGCCGGGTGCGAGATCGTCCGACTGGCAGTCCCCGACGAACAGGCCGCCGTGGCGCTCAAGGCCATCAAGGCCGCTTCGCCCGTGCCCATCATCGCGGACATCCACTTCGACTACCGGCTGGCGCTCAAGTCGCTGGAAGCCGGTGTGGACGGGTTGCGCATCAACCCAGGCAACATCGGCGGCCAGGACAAGGTGGCCACGGTGGTGCGCGCCGCCAGGGACCACGGCGCACCGATCCGCATCGGGGTCAACTCCGGGTCGGTGGAGAAGCACCTGCTGGAGAAGTTCGGCGGGCCGACGCCAGCCGCCATGGTGGAGAGCGCCCTGGAGCACGTGCGCATGCTCGAGGACGAAAATTTCGACCAGATAAAGATCTCGCTCAAGTCCTCCTCGGTTCCAGCTACCATCGCGGCCTATTCGCTGCTGGCCAAAGAGGTGGACTACCCCCTGCACATCGGCGTCACCGAGGCCGGGACTCCGCTTCGCGGCGCGACCAAGTCCGGCGTGGGGCTGGGTGTGCTCCTGTGGATGGGCCTTGGCGACACGCTGCGCGTCTCGCTCACCGGCGATCCGTTGACCGAGATGGTGGCCGCCTGGGAGATCCTGCGCTGCCTGGGCATCCGCGAGCGCGGCCCGGAGATCGTCTCCTGCCCCACTTGCGGCAGAACGGAGATCGATCTGGCCGGGCTTGCCGAGGCCGTGGAAAAGAAACTTCGCGACGTGAAGACGCCCATCAAGGTCGCCGTGATGGGCTGTGTGGTGAACGGGCCGGGAGAGGCCCGCGAGGCCGACATCGGCCTAGCCGGGGGCCGCGACTGCGCCGTCATCTTCCGCAAGGGAGAGGTGGTGCGCAAGGTGCGCGGCGAGGCCAACGTGTTGACGGAATTCATGAAAGAACTCGATCAGACAATCAGGGAGTTTGAAGACAGATGCGCCTGA
- a CDS encoding phosphoadenosine phosphosulfate reductase family protein: protein MHSLQEKLAASRQFLTSLAARHNPARIAVAWTAGKDSTVVLDLWREVLGGPVTAINLDTGCKFPEILALRDRLAVEWGVTLHVARPLLEDIPAGIADDKLACCGALKVRPLRRTMAELGIEVLLTGIRADENPSRTDLSHLEDRQGYTQANPILDWTEMDVWAHTTTRALPYCTLYDQGYRSLGCMPCTTRVAGEGQGERDGRDQEKEARMAELRALGYF, encoded by the coding sequence ATGCACAGCCTACAAGAAAAGCTTGCCGCGTCGCGGCAGTTCCTGACTTCGCTCGCAGCCAGACACAACCCCGCCCGCATAGCCGTAGCCTGGACCGCCGGGAAGGATTCCACAGTGGTCCTGGACCTCTGGCGCGAGGTTCTGGGCGGCCCCGTCACGGCCATCAACCTGGACACCGGGTGCAAGTTCCCCGAGATACTCGCACTGCGCGACAGACTGGCGGTCGAGTGGGGGGTAACCCTCCACGTGGCGCGGCCTCTGCTTGAGGACATCCCCGCCGGGATCGCCGACGACAAGCTGGCCTGCTGCGGCGCGTTGAAAGTCCGGCCTTTGAGGCGGACCATGGCCGAACTCGGTATTGAGGTGCTCCTTACAGGAATACGGGCCGACGAAAACCCCAGCCGCACCGACCTGTCCCACCTGGAGGACCGCCAGGGGTACACACAGGCCAACCCCATCCTGGACTGGACCGAAATGGACGTCTGGGCGCACACGACCACACGCGCATTGCCCTATTGCACGCTCTACGACCAGGGCTACCGGTCGCTCGGCTGCATGCCCTGCACGACCAGGGTTGCCGGGGAGGGTCAGGGCGAGCGCGATGGGCGCGATCAGGAGAAGGAGGCCCGCATGGCCGAACTCAGGGCGCTTGGCTACTTCTGA
- a CDS encoding pyridoxamine 5'-phosphate oxidase family protein, producing MPIPEEMAQMIRERDLCVLATSAGDLPHASLMSYAVEPNLQYIHMATPANTRKWANLKRNPNMALLIDEREKALAGNTTQTRAQTRALTVGCELFPVDDDQEKARILGILAAAHPHLRDFLTAPEIVIIRGKPLWLLLLTGAEHSEFINL from the coding sequence ATGCCCATCCCCGAAGAGATGGCCCAGATGATCCGCGAGCGAGACCTGTGCGTACTGGCCACCAGCGCAGGCGACCTGCCGCACGCTTCGCTCATGAGCTACGCCGTGGAGCCGAACCTGCAATACATTCATATGGCCACGCCCGCAAACACGCGCAAGTGGGCAAACCTGAAAAGAAACCCAAACATGGCCCTGCTGATCGACGAGCGGGAGAAGGCCCTGGCCGGAAATACCACCCAAACCAGGGCCCAAACCAGAGCCCTGACCGTGGGCTGCGAACTGTTTCCAGTGGATGATGACCAGGAGAAGGCAAGAATCCTGGGAATCCTTGCCGCCGCACACCCCCACCTGCGGGACTTTCTCACAGCCCCTGAAATTGTGATAATCCGTGGCAAGCCGCTCTGGCTCTTGCTTCTGACGGGTGCTGAACATTCCGAGTTCATAAATTTATAA
- a CDS encoding helix-turn-helix domain-containing protein, translating into MVANSTDENATGPAWDEVWERIKRSTGIKTQRSLAATLGISDASVADAKKRGVFPLGWALRLARRQNLSLDVILLGRNTPGEISPSPAAERKPLYIDSAVELVDEAVKASGCLVNSEQKAALVSIIREELKKKAENLVRALTV; encoded by the coding sequence TTGGTTGCTAATTCCACTGACGAGAATGCAACCGGTCCTGCTTGGGACGAAGTCTGGGAGCGGATCAAGCGGAGTACGGGGATCAAGACGCAGCGCAGCCTTGCGGCGACGCTGGGAATCTCCGACGCGTCTGTTGCTGATGCGAAGAAACGAGGGGTTTTCCCTCTTGGCTGGGCGCTTCGCCTCGCACGAAGGCAAAATTTAAGTTTAGACGTAATATTGCTTGGCCGTAACACTCCAGGCGAGATCTCGCCCTCTCCGGCTGCCGAGCGTAAACCTTTATATATTGACAGTGCGGTTGAACTCGTGGATGAAGCTGTGAAGGCGTCAGGTTGCCTCGTAAACTCCGAACAGAAAGCAGCTCTTGTCAGCATTATACGCGAAGAGCTGAAAAAGAAGGCGGAGAATTTAGTTAGGGCTCTGACTGTTTAG